A stretch of Cicer arietinum cultivar CDC Frontier isolate Library 1 chromosome 5, Cicar.CDCFrontier_v2.0, whole genome shotgun sequence DNA encodes these proteins:
- the LOC101499493 gene encoding uncharacterized protein isoform X2, producing MEGDARDLCLSLEYLLRDSSVDTNFLNQLISTMSPSLIDFRMMKNFILRNLQDDFLSNASNPEHLLEILEVLEEILRRESESETSSNPITPAMKSVYCGVAVDCTLRFIEADKYNPAYRKTVERIWRDRVRYMETSSSSAGGSLLFSPDLERWKAEIETSLLDPLVVEKLATMPNTRRDAFKKIKLCLTEAWGNLGPTLLQTTFQLHNKELQQHKGSSVEVQKNNEKLKGKRIMTAVEEIDLSASCSKASYVLINEGPNTTAAEEIDPPPACSKVNYVLINEVRNTTAAQEIDPPPTCSNVNYVLIDPSATCSKVNYALINMVPPDFAIEDMNQEPQTENQRSEANVANPQACHGINMSEANLTRTTTVHQNDVYNSSMLEPNRATRTHEGGTSNKRSRNNLPNRERRNPPSVKNFDPTKIRKRRKPKRWSKSEVETLRAAVTKHGIGNWKVILNLYTFGTRTEVAFHCNYI from the exons atggaAGGGGATGCGAGGGATTTGTGTTTGTCTTTGGAGTACCTTCTTAGAGATTCTTCTGTAGATACTAATTTTCTTAACCAACTCATCTCTACAATGTCACCTTCCCTCATCGATTTTCGTATGATGAAGAACTTTATCCTTCGAAACCTTCAAGACGACTTCTTGTCCAATGCTTCTAATCCTGAACACTTGCTTGAAATTCTTGAGGTTCTAGAAGAAATCCTTCGTCGTGAATCTGAATCTGAAACTTCTTCAAACCCTATCACCCCCGCCATGAAATCTGTTTATTGCGGCGTTGCAGTGGATTGTACACTCAGGTTCATTGAAGCGGATAAATATAACCCTGCCTACCGCAAAACAGTAGAGAGGATATGGAGAGATAGGGTTCGTTACATGGAAACGTCGTCGTCTTCTGCTGGTGGAAGTCTTTTGTTTTCACCTGATTTGGAACGCTGGAAAGCTGAAATCGAAACTTCCCTTTTGGATCCCTTAGTCGTTGAAAAGCTTGCTACTATGCCAAATACTCGAAGGGACGCTTTCAAAAAGATCAAACTTTGTTTGACTGAAGCTTGGGGAAACCTTGGTCCTACTTTGCTTCAAACCACCTTTCAGTTGCATAACAAGGAACTACAACAACACAAAg GGTCTTCTGTAGAAGTTCAGAAAAACAATGAGAAGCTGAAAGGGAAGCGTATTATGACTGCAGTTGAGGAAATTGATCTATCAGCCTCTTGTAGCAAAGCTAGCTATGTGCTAATTAATGAGGGTCCAAATACTACTGCAGCTGAGGAAATTGATCCACCACCCGCTTGTAGCAAAGTTAACTATGTGCTAATTAACGAGGTCCGAAATACTACTGCAGCTCAGGAAATTGATCCACCACCCACTTGTAGCAATGTTAACTATGTGCTAATTGATCCATCAGCCACTTGTAGCAAAGTTAACTATGCTCTAATTAACATGGTACCACCTGATTTCGCAATTGAGGACATGAATCAGGAGCCACAAACAGAAAACCAGAGGTCAGAAGCAAATGTAGCCAACCCACAAGCATGCCATGGTATTAATATGAGTGAGGCTAATCTTACAAGGACAACTACTGTCCATCAGAATGATGTTTATAACTCTAGCATGTTGGAACCAAATCGTGCTACTCGTACTCATGAG GGAGGAACATCAAATAAAAGAAGTAGAAACAATTTGCCTAATCGGGAGAGGAGGAATCCTCCTTCGGTGAAGAACTTTGATCCCACAAAAATCAGAAAAAGGAGAAAACCAAAAAGATGGAGTAAATCAGAGGTAGAAACTTTAAGGGCTGCTGTAACAAA ACATGGCATAGGAAACTGGAAAGTAATCTTGAATTTGTATACATTCGGAACGAGAACTGAA GTAGCTTTTCattgtaattatatttag
- the LOC101499493 gene encoding uncharacterized protein isoform X1 — protein MEGDARDLCLSLEYLLRDSSVDTNFLNQLISTMSPSLIDFRMMKNFILRNLQDDFLSNASNPEHLLEILEVLEEILRRESESETSSNPITPAMKSVYCGVAVDCTLRFIEADKYNPAYRKTVERIWRDRVRYMETSSSSAGGSLLFSPDLERWKAEIETSLLDPLVVEKLATMPNTRRDAFKKIKLCLTEAWGNLGPTLLQTTFQLHNKELQQHKGSSVEVQKNNEKLKGKRIMTAVEEIDLSASCSKASYVLINEGPNTTAAEEIDPPPACSKVNYVLINEVRNTTAAQEIDPPPTCSNVNYVLIDPSATCSKVNYALINMVPPDFAIEDMNQEPQTENQRSEANVANPQACHGINMSEANLTRTTTVHQNDVYNSSMLEPNRATRTHEGGTSNKRSRNNLPNRERRNPPSVKNFDPTKIRKRRKPKRWSKSEVETLRAAVTKHGIGNWKVILNLYTFGTRTEVDLKDKWRNLSKIVRK, from the exons atggaAGGGGATGCGAGGGATTTGTGTTTGTCTTTGGAGTACCTTCTTAGAGATTCTTCTGTAGATACTAATTTTCTTAACCAACTCATCTCTACAATGTCACCTTCCCTCATCGATTTTCGTATGATGAAGAACTTTATCCTTCGAAACCTTCAAGACGACTTCTTGTCCAATGCTTCTAATCCTGAACACTTGCTTGAAATTCTTGAGGTTCTAGAAGAAATCCTTCGTCGTGAATCTGAATCTGAAACTTCTTCAAACCCTATCACCCCCGCCATGAAATCTGTTTATTGCGGCGTTGCAGTGGATTGTACACTCAGGTTCATTGAAGCGGATAAATATAACCCTGCCTACCGCAAAACAGTAGAGAGGATATGGAGAGATAGGGTTCGTTACATGGAAACGTCGTCGTCTTCTGCTGGTGGAAGTCTTTTGTTTTCACCTGATTTGGAACGCTGGAAAGCTGAAATCGAAACTTCCCTTTTGGATCCCTTAGTCGTTGAAAAGCTTGCTACTATGCCAAATACTCGAAGGGACGCTTTCAAAAAGATCAAACTTTGTTTGACTGAAGCTTGGGGAAACCTTGGTCCTACTTTGCTTCAAACCACCTTTCAGTTGCATAACAAGGAACTACAACAACACAAAg GGTCTTCTGTAGAAGTTCAGAAAAACAATGAGAAGCTGAAAGGGAAGCGTATTATGACTGCAGTTGAGGAAATTGATCTATCAGCCTCTTGTAGCAAAGCTAGCTATGTGCTAATTAATGAGGGTCCAAATACTACTGCAGCTGAGGAAATTGATCCACCACCCGCTTGTAGCAAAGTTAACTATGTGCTAATTAACGAGGTCCGAAATACTACTGCAGCTCAGGAAATTGATCCACCACCCACTTGTAGCAATGTTAACTATGTGCTAATTGATCCATCAGCCACTTGTAGCAAAGTTAACTATGCTCTAATTAACATGGTACCACCTGATTTCGCAATTGAGGACATGAATCAGGAGCCACAAACAGAAAACCAGAGGTCAGAAGCAAATGTAGCCAACCCACAAGCATGCCATGGTATTAATATGAGTGAGGCTAATCTTACAAGGACAACTACTGTCCATCAGAATGATGTTTATAACTCTAGCATGTTGGAACCAAATCGTGCTACTCGTACTCATGAG GGAGGAACATCAAATAAAAGAAGTAGAAACAATTTGCCTAATCGGGAGAGGAGGAATCCTCCTTCGGTGAAGAACTTTGATCCCACAAAAATCAGAAAAAGGAGAAAACCAAAAAGATGGAGTAAATCAGAGGTAGAAACTTTAAGGGCTGCTGTAACAAA ACATGGCATAGGAAACTGGAAAGTAATCTTGAATTTGTATACATTCGGAACGAGAACTGAA GTAGATTTGAAAGACAAGTGGAGAAATTTGTCAAAGATCGTACGCAAATAA
- the LOC101498622 gene encoding uncharacterized protein, with protein sequence MEDDVRWCLEFLGGKSSVDISEVNKRFLRMSVSDNCSRLKKTILLQTLQDELYSKASTSEWMLEALEVMETLLLSEDSCSNQITATMKDAYCAIAVECTIKYLEVETCNPAYRQAVERIWKGRVQKMEPSSEREGSFLFSPELKRWKTIIVVSLLNPTYVDMFASITHPRRDALKKLKLYLDEALQNLALSRNHQTEIQKDNETSLKGKVTTTGIDDANLTKTVTVYDVCDSSFREPNRAARTHKGGTSNKTRITLISPKKVKISPLKKYEPKKIFRRRKPKRWSELEEETLRTAVRKLGEGNWTAILNTYTFDNRTGVDLKDKWRNMERSGRQ encoded by the exons ATGGAGGACGATGTGAGATGGTGTTTGGAATTTCTTGGTGGAAAATCAAGTGTAGACATCAGTGAAGTTAATAAACGGTTTCTTAGAATGTCAGTCTCCGACAATTGTTCTCGCTTGAAGAAGACCATCCTCCTCCAAACCCTACAAGACGAGTTGTACTCGAAAGCTTCTACCTCAGAATGGATGCTCGAAGCTCTCGAGGTAATGGAAACTTTACTTCTTTCTGAAGACTCTTGTTCGAATCAAATCACCGCCACCATGAAAGACGCTTATTGCGCCATTGCAGTTGAGTGTACTATCAAATACCTTGAAGTTGAAACGTGCAACCCTGCTTACCGTCAAGCTGTGGAGAGAATATGGAAGGGTAGGGTTCAGAAAATGGAGCCATCTTCTGAACGTGAAGGAAGTTTTTTGTTTTCACCTGAATTGAAACGCTGGAAAACTATTATTGTGGTTTCCCTTTTGAACCCTACGTACGTCGACATGTTTGCTTCTATCACACATCCTCGAAGGGATGCCCTAAAAAAGTTGAAACTTTATTTGGATGAAGCTTTGCAAAACCTAGCTCTTTCTAGGAATCATCAAACAG AAATTCAGAAAGACAACGAGACATCGCTTAAAGGCAAGGTTACTACTACTGGCATTGATGATGCTAATCTTACAAAGACAGTTACTGTATATGATGTTTGTGACTCTAGCTTCAGGGAACCAAATAGGGCTGCTCGTACTCATAAG GGAGGAACATCTAATAAAActagaattacattgattagtCCGAAGAAGGTGAAAATTTCTCCGCTGAAGAAATACGAACCAAAAAAGATctttagaagaagaaaaccGAAAAGGTGGAGTGAATTGGAAGAAGAGACGCTGAGAACTGCCGTACGCAA ATTAGGCGAAGGAAATTGGACAGCAATCCTGAATACTTATACATTTGATAACAGAACTGGG gttGATCTCAAGGATAAGTGGAGAAATATGGAGCGCTCTGGACGCCAATGA
- the LOC101499795 gene encoding uncharacterized protein encodes MDLPEKLFIAACLILSMTIDGTNADTMVTGTVICDQCKDGHRSLFDFPVNGAKVTLSCTDSNGQTTMSREETTNWFGSYTMRFDGAPDLGGCYARVTGSNEQGSMSCGEGAGPAQNPRLMFRFFEMEMYAVDPLLAQPAEPMQYCSTSSNPTPPPIFTPPINSHPPPLPPPHFNLPPMPPLPPLPPLPPVIFAEASACPSEMWTMPEYECYWRGVNKDTKVAVAFGIVAARRYGTDITLWYGMKGRGDPYRTLLREGITALLNSYNSLQFTYHPLGVVEHMNLALMGSTRDVLITALHFMRANSGAGNVPCKFTSCN; translated from the exons ATGGACTTGCCGGAGAAACTCTTCATTGCAGCATGTCTCATTCTTTCAATGACCATTGATGGAACAAATGCAGATACTATGGTCACTGGTACTGTCATTTGTGACCAATGCAAAGATGGACACAGATCCCTTTTCGATTTTCCTGTTAATG GTGCAAAAGTAACTCTGTCATGTACGGACAGCAATGGACAAACGACAATGTCAAGAGAAGAAACAACAAATTGGTTTGGAAGCTATACAATGAGGTTTGATGGTGCACCAGACTTAGGTGGTTGTTATGCTCGTGTAACAGGAAGTAATGAACAAGGATCAATGAGTTGTGGTGAAGGTGCTGGTCCTGCACAAAATCCTAGACTCATGTTTAGGTTTTTTGAAATGGAGATGTATGCTGTGGATCCTCTCCTTGCGCAGCC TGCTGAACCAATGCAATATTGTTCAACATCTTCTAACCCAACTCCACCACCAATATTCACACCCCCAATTAATTCTCATCCACCTCCACTTCCACCTCCACATTTTAACTTACCCCCAATGCCACCACTACCACCACTACCTCCACTACCACCAGTGATTTTTGCTGAAGCTTCAGCATGTCCATCAGA AATGTGGACAATGCCGGAATACGAATGCTACTGGAGGGGAGTGAACAAAGACACTAAAGTAGCGGTAGCATTTGGAATCGTTGCAGCAAGGAGATACGGAACAGACATTACATTGTGGTATGGGATGAAAGGGAGAGGAGATCCTTATAGGACTCTTTTGAGAGAAGGGATCACTGCACTTCTTAATTCTTATAACAGTCTTCAATTCACTTATCATCCACTTGGTGTAGTCGAACACATGAATTTGGCTTTGATGGGTTCAACTAGGGATGTTCTCATTACTGCTTTACACTTCATGAGGGCTAATTCTGGTGCCGGAAATGTTCCTTGCAAATTCACTTCTTGCAATTAA
- the LOC101499493 gene encoding uncharacterized protein isoform X3 codes for MEGDARDLCLSLEYLLRDSSVDTNFLNQLISTMSPSLIDFRMMKNFILRNLQDDFLSNASNPEHLLEILEVLEEILRRESESETSSNPITPAMKSVYCGVAVDCTLRFIEADKYNPAYRKTVERIWRDRVRYMETSSSSAGGSLLFSPDLERWKAEIETSLLDPLVVEKLATMPNTRRDAFKKIKLCLTEAWGNLGPTLLQTTFQLHNKELQQHKGSSVEVQKNNEKLKGKRIMTAVEEIDLSASCSKASYVLINEGPNTTAAEEIDPPPACSKVNYVLINEVRNTTAAQEIDPPPTCSNVNYVLIDPSATCSKVNYALINMVPPDFAIEDMNQEPQTENQRSEANVANPQACHGINMSEANLTRTTTVHQNDVYNSSMLEPNRATRTHEGGTSNKRSRNNLPNRERRNPPSVKNFDPTKIRKRRKPKRWSKSETWHRKLESNLEFVYIRNEN; via the exons atggaAGGGGATGCGAGGGATTTGTGTTTGTCTTTGGAGTACCTTCTTAGAGATTCTTCTGTAGATACTAATTTTCTTAACCAACTCATCTCTACAATGTCACCTTCCCTCATCGATTTTCGTATGATGAAGAACTTTATCCTTCGAAACCTTCAAGACGACTTCTTGTCCAATGCTTCTAATCCTGAACACTTGCTTGAAATTCTTGAGGTTCTAGAAGAAATCCTTCGTCGTGAATCTGAATCTGAAACTTCTTCAAACCCTATCACCCCCGCCATGAAATCTGTTTATTGCGGCGTTGCAGTGGATTGTACACTCAGGTTCATTGAAGCGGATAAATATAACCCTGCCTACCGCAAAACAGTAGAGAGGATATGGAGAGATAGGGTTCGTTACATGGAAACGTCGTCGTCTTCTGCTGGTGGAAGTCTTTTGTTTTCACCTGATTTGGAACGCTGGAAAGCTGAAATCGAAACTTCCCTTTTGGATCCCTTAGTCGTTGAAAAGCTTGCTACTATGCCAAATACTCGAAGGGACGCTTTCAAAAAGATCAAACTTTGTTTGACTGAAGCTTGGGGAAACCTTGGTCCTACTTTGCTTCAAACCACCTTTCAGTTGCATAACAAGGAACTACAACAACACAAAg GGTCTTCTGTAGAAGTTCAGAAAAACAATGAGAAGCTGAAAGGGAAGCGTATTATGACTGCAGTTGAGGAAATTGATCTATCAGCCTCTTGTAGCAAAGCTAGCTATGTGCTAATTAATGAGGGTCCAAATACTACTGCAGCTGAGGAAATTGATCCACCACCCGCTTGTAGCAAAGTTAACTATGTGCTAATTAACGAGGTCCGAAATACTACTGCAGCTCAGGAAATTGATCCACCACCCACTTGTAGCAATGTTAACTATGTGCTAATTGATCCATCAGCCACTTGTAGCAAAGTTAACTATGCTCTAATTAACATGGTACCACCTGATTTCGCAATTGAGGACATGAATCAGGAGCCACAAACAGAAAACCAGAGGTCAGAAGCAAATGTAGCCAACCCACAAGCATGCCATGGTATTAATATGAGTGAGGCTAATCTTACAAGGACAACTACTGTCCATCAGAATGATGTTTATAACTCTAGCATGTTGGAACCAAATCGTGCTACTCGTACTCATGAG GGAGGAACATCAAATAAAAGAAGTAGAAACAATTTGCCTAATCGGGAGAGGAGGAATCCTCCTTCGGTGAAGAACTTTGATCCCACAAAAATCAGAAAAAGGAGAAAACCAAAAAGATGGAGTAAATCAGAG ACATGGCATAGGAAACTGGAAAGTAATCTTGAATTTGTATACATTCGGAACGAGAACTGA